The window CCTGTGGTTTCTTGGAGGACTCATCGCTGGAGCCGGCTGAGGGAGCGGTGCCAGTCTCAGCGCCACTGTCATCTTCCTCCTGGTTGTCACTTATCCTGTTATTGCTGTCGCTTGCTTCTGAACTAGCATCTTCAATATCACTGTCATTTTCTTCCGAATCTGTTAAATCCTAGAACAAGCATCATTTCTAAACAAATGAATTTTGGACTCATACTAAAACTCAAAGAAAGTTCCCTAGATCTTTGTCTGATCAGCTCAAAAGCCACTTGTGTGGCCCCAAGATTTTGCTTTGTGTGCCAGATACTACTCCAGAACAGTTAGTGATAAGTGATGTATTTGCTCTATGAACAAAACTAAATCACAAATCTACTATAAAACCCAGTGTTTAACCCAGAGTTAAGTATAATCCCatagaaatgaaaataattccTTACTGATGATTCATCTAAAGACTGGTCGGATTGCTGCTCGTCCTCCAGCAGGGAGACTGCACTGTCGTCAAATACTACTTCCTGCAACAATCATTACTTTAATTACAGATTTTACTATATctctattatctatctacaatataatgtattgaaattaaataaataacttttggTAGTGCTGGTTCTCTTCTTATGCCGATTGTCAGTGCTGACAGCTCAATGTGTACATCACTAACGAGTGTTCCTGGTCCGTTAAAAGATTGGTGCGGTTTCACAGCGCCGATGATCAACGATGAAATCAaattagtaataaaatttaGTTTCAGAAGCCAAGGCCATGCATTGCTTACATCTACTTCACCATCTGAAGCAGCGGCTGCTTCGTGTTCCGAGTCCGTGGCGTCATCCTGCGCGTCCAACTCGCCTTCAATTAAATTCTCAGCTTCATTACTACTGCCTGATTcctataaaatgaataaataccaTAAAAACAACATCTATCAGATATTTAACCGGTTTCCACTAGAGTTCTTAGTTCTCACTTTGTCGTCCGTAGAGTTTTTGTCCGATTTATTGGAATCAACTTTCCTTTTTAATAATCCTGCTTTATATGGAGGCATTATTAATtcttttacttaattttacacattttttaaaatattaaatttacaAACACGTGTTTTTGTTATGACTTATGgccaggacttcgtctgcgttggtgttagctggcgggcgtgctctgcctttttggagtgttttttttctgttaaaactgactggaaagcgctataaggggatgccgtgcgtgtgtcggcgagcgccggcacagacggggtccatacttgtatagtttaactaacttgttacaaataactacaaacttgacattggctaatctttgtaaagccagacgagagaaaaaaaaagacttatggccagtgacggattaagactactataaatcaatcaatgccctaagcaatccatgcctgtgggcccccctaccCGTATGTCAACTaaaatcggtctttaaacctttaccgcctaaaaacattagttttttgtaaaataagatgatgagatgtaatgtACTCTAGAAGTGGAGTAATTAAATTCGAATTGttgaatgcacaagcgggcagcgagtgggcaagcgggagtggggttatgactctagatcggactctatgtcaacttaaaacgagctaatattcaaattagtcctagaaactttttttggtgtggtttttggtgacgtgagagtgagacgtgatgccctaaggacggattttttttttgtgcttcttctggtgccccctcagacgtgatgccttaggcaattgcttaatttcattaagggttaatccgtcactgcttaTGGCTATGGCCATTATGACATTGACAAATGTGAATTGACATGAGCACATGggcttttttttctctctcgtctggctttacaaagataagccaatgtcaagtttgtagttatttgtaacaagttagggaaactacataagtatggaccccgtctgtgccggcgctcgtcgACACACACACgacacccctttagagcgcatcccagtcagttttaacaaaaaaaacactccaaaaagcagAGTACGCCCGCGAGCTAAcaccaccgaccagaaacaaaaggcTAACACCAGTCACCAACACAAACGAAGTCCTTACATGTGGCTTACTTCCTCTTTGATGAGTAGACCCattttttaaactggttttacggctctggttCTAGGTCTTTTGAGCCTTGAGTAGACCACAAAGAGTATACAGTAATCACTACGGTAGTCGGTAGACCACACAGTACAcacagaccagaccagagagaGCACAAGAGAGAGATTGACATTATGTTATGTGATGTTATGTAAATatagaaaacaataaaataatgtgattacaataatttataaatgctATCCGAgtaaattgtatttaaataataaaacattataaataTCCAGCGAATCGTTTCTGGAGATGTTTCGTCATTTTATCAAAGTGTTTGCGCCCTACAGAGACAAGTTGGTGAGTGACCATTTTCATCACTATTTAGttagttaggtacatattttttatcacttttGAATGTTCTTGATTTTGGCAGGAatctgataaaataaaatgttactcCACGCTCATGACTCGTGAGATATCCTTATATAATCCATGAATCCTTATATTGCTTATATCTAACCTAAAAGATCCACTTGTatgttttgatttaaaaattaaagtctTTATTCGGTTTTGAAAAGCTTATGAAAACTGGTTACATTAAGCAGCATCGTCTGAAGACTAAATTAAGAACTAATGTGATAATTACAGAGTCGTGCTGTTGGCGGCAACGGCACTGCATTTGAGAAAAACTCAGTGTCGAAGGAGCAACAACTCACAGAAGTATTGAAGAAGTCACTTCCAGGCATTACCTACGTCAGTGTGCAGGATATATCGGGGGGTTGCGGCGCCATGTTTGAGGTAACCTCTCACCAGGTTTTTATGATTTCAATATTTGAATATGAATAgtgaataaattgtttattgttcAAAAACAGGTATAAGGATAAGAATCTTCtgcaaattaaaatttacaGTCTCTTATAatgtgaattattattaaaaaaaaaccagtcaagtgcgagtcacactcgcgcacggAGGTTTCCATAgtctggtattttttccaacattttgcacaataaatcaaatttttttatgcacaataggtgcataaaaataaaataaaatctgtatAAGAATTTGTAGGTAAAGCAGTTTCATATAATACTCCATTTGGTATAattatcctactttgaaaattaacacattttaatttttttatgttatgaGACCACAGTTtccgaattttttcctttacttgtgccataagacctacttgcctgccaaatttcatgattctaggtcactgggaagtaccctataagtttttttgacagacacaacagacagacaacaaaatgaccATATGAAGGTTCCATTTTACTTTTAGAGTTATGGAACCCAAAAAttgtatttgtatgtatgtctgCTAAATTGTTGAACCGAGCTTGATAAAATTTTATGCACAGATAAATTACATTCTGAACATCAAGAAAACATTTTACTCACAAACAAAATTCTGCTCTGAAAAAAGTCTCATCACCATCTGTCAATGCACATCACACGatcgaaagtttgtatgtgtgtgggtttgttagtctttcacacaacaactactggacgaataagagaatgaagatagattataccctagactAGATTaactcataggctacttttaatcccagaaaatcaaaaagttgccacaggattttgaaaaacctaaatccaagatGACGAAATGGAGGGCATCAACTAGTAGTACATAGACATTATTGCAGTTCTCTAACAGATAGCAGATAGTAAAAGAATTCATGTTAAATTGTTacaatttgaattatttatgtattaggaaaaaattttttttttttacaaaaattatttttgaacttTCAGATTAGTATAGAAGCCAAAGAGTTTGTTGGTCTGTCCACAGTGAAGCAACACAGACTAGTCACCAACACCTTGAAAACTGAAATAGCAGAAATGCACGGCATTAGGATCCACACTACACCAGCTCCTTCTGATGACCACTGactaaattacttatataagtaGATTAAGGCCTTTAGTTACCTATCTTCCTATGCTATgctattcataataaataatttgttctgttgttttgtaaatattttgtgttgaatattgaaagagaaaaaataatatacatattagattaacagatattatattagatacatattaagcttttttcatgaatattttctatattggttgtaggtacctattctacttTCCCTTTCCCTTTACAACCTTTCACAGTGCCAAGGGTCACTGCCCACTGgtatctcttatagagataagtgcttccctgtccacatttttctttctttctctctttattgttacatctttctggtacaaataaaaataaaataatgagaaaatgaccatataaataaagttaactatttttattttcatcccATGCCAGTCTATTAGGACTATCTCTAGTGGCTACTCAAGACCCAAAATATTTCTATAAGTTAAGTTTCTCCTTGAGTTTCTAATTAAGCTACGCGTGCTGCCATCTAGCCCGtgggtcgtgagttatcaggctggggttcatctatcgagcgttgttgactgattgaatttagaagcgacatcttgtgACTGTGGCAACCGTTATAATATAACTGAAATTATACCTATAAACTTATACACTGGGGGGCTATATATACTAGAACAAAGGCTGCCACCAATTATAactactattatactatatatagcaattatgaaaatgtcaatgtaGAAAATCGAGTAAGTTTTAACTAGTTTCAATGAATgagaaattgaattgaattgagcTGTCCCTGTTTCCACAATATAtggaagaaaaaataaaaaaatccattgACAAGCCATGGACTTGTGGTTGCAAGTAAGGTTGTCATGTTGAAACTTGCTCAAATACCTTGTATCTTAGTGCTAAATATAGTTATAAGATGCAAGCACATATTTTATGCTGCATCTATTAACTAGTAGTTAGGATATATCGTGATGTGTTTGGAAATGCAACGGATGTAAGATAATATGGAAtgatatcagtttttttttacttagcaacaccacgtACAAGGGGTAAGGCGATAGACACTCAAGATCAAAGAGTATGTAGATCACTACGTTATACTCAAGAACTAACACAACACCACCAGgtgttagttccgattttggccacgtgCCAGCCGCCAGGCAGTGCGTCTTGTCCATGGTCTTGTCGCACTTTTCGGTTCGGACTTTGGTGCACATACCATtgaccaataacatataggtATAGGCATGGagttcgtctgtgttggcgtttgctggcgcacgTGCActgctttttggagtgttttttttttgttaaaagtggccgggtgtttcactggtgtttttggtggtggaactgactgggaagcgttctaaaggggtgccgcgcgtgtgtcggcgagcgccggcacagtcgaagtccatacttagtttccctaacttgtaaataactacaaacttgacattggctaatcttggtaaagccagacgagagaaaaaaaaggaataGGCATagattataaatttttttctctctcgtctgcagacgagagagaaaaaaaattgtaatggtTAGAAtggtcggtttttgtgttcagcagaacacaaaaaccggccatttctaacaaaaaaacaaacgcACAACACACGCAAacaggcacaacacgcgcgccagtaaacgccaccacagacgaagtcctagatTATAATAgaaaggtggaagcgacgggcctgcccgaaTTTGGTTTTgcgcaatttttaaactaatacaacaacgtaggcttatgataTTTTACTTGTGACgatggcagtatcattctcacagatttatacaaaaatatttacgtaaaaagggtccagtttaaaacattaattctagtatcgactaatttttgagatactagaattaatttcttaaactggaccctttcaagtaaagatttttatataaacctgtgaggatgatactgccattgccgtaattaaagtg of the Maniola jurtina chromosome 16, ilManJurt1.1, whole genome shotgun sequence genome contains:
- the LOC123873408 gene encoding bolA-like protein 3, with translation MFRHFIKVFAPYRDKLSRAVGGNGTAFEKNSVSKEQQLTEVLKKSLPGITYVSVQDISGGCGAMFEISIEAKEFVGLSTVKQHRLVTNTLKTEIAEMHGIRIHTTPAPSDDH